From the genome of Chania multitudinisentens RB-25, one region includes:
- a CDS encoding helix-turn-helix transcriptional regulator — MNKKHIVIQHPCFFSRLGLEELLSKQLPDNNSAIFTHFNHLDEYHRHLPGQIQVDIVVLNILNGNYTQGELLSRVIQLLRLHQPHCQIILLMNAKSMMLLGSYMHELQNVQMILEPEGTLGTIEAQLTGIFNRPVESNENLTLKVPQLSQRELSVLRLLLKGKTITYIACQLKLNYKTISNYKRSAQMKLGITSMQPLLLNGYDREVMNRWLYDNTRHSDSVTAVH; from the coding sequence ATGAATAAAAAACATATTGTTATCCAGCACCCTTGTTTCTTTTCTCGCCTCGGATTAGAAGAATTATTGAGCAAACAATTGCCTGACAATAATTCAGCGATATTTACCCACTTTAATCACCTTGATGAATATCATCGTCATTTGCCGGGGCAAATACAGGTAGATATTGTAGTGCTAAATATTTTGAATGGTAATTATACTCAAGGGGAGTTGTTGAGTCGGGTTATTCAACTATTGCGTCTTCATCAGCCTCACTGCCAAATTATCCTGCTGATGAACGCCAAAAGTATGATGCTGCTTGGAAGCTACATGCACGAATTGCAAAATGTCCAAATGATTTTGGAACCTGAAGGGACATTAGGAACCATAGAAGCCCAATTAACCGGTATTTTTAATCGGCCAGTTGAGAGTAATGAGAATTTAACGCTGAAAGTGCCACAGCTCTCACAACGTGAGCTAAGTGTTTTACGGTTATTACTGAAAGGAAAAACTATCACCTATATTGCGTGCCAGCTTAAGCTGAATTATAAAACCATCAGTAACTACAAGCGTTCCGCGCAGATGAAACTGGGGATCACCTCAATGCAGCCTTTGTTGCTCAATGGTTACGATCGCGAGGTAATGAATCGGTGGCTGTATGACAATACCCGGCATTCAGATTCAGTGACGGCTGTTCATTAA
- a CDS encoding murein L,D-transpeptidase catalytic domain-containing protein, whose amino-acid sequence MFTQAKIESLQLTLKSLALYEGKIDGIVGPLTLAAIKKFEALVLEQPIIDKPIPDDPAEKPDTVNNFTDGQGADIEDALIFTLKNEGGYTDHPADRGGATNKGITIGRLSEYLGRKATKDEVKNLDYETIKLIYKKYYWDVLSLDHVLDQSIATALFDMGVLCGPGTSVSLCQEVLGIPQTKKMDSQTLAAINGVTDEKFIPLFADRNSKRFDDIVAKTPSQNVFLKGWKNRANRLLSLINNDDMAVVVATSVPGTPIGEGLYELAEQVDVPHADIKKMIDWQTQNNATSNPRFWVVFKIEKHSKTRRMHIFDRVAKAVQSIHAVHGTGSDPNNDGLATDFSNIPESHQSSLGLYKTLGTYIMAKHGRALRLEGLELTNSNALKRGIVFHGVPYAGDQYVQQYGRCGRSFGCPAVEYAVVQDLIDKLKGGSLLLIS is encoded by the coding sequence ATGTTTACTCAAGCCAAGATAGAATCACTGCAACTGACGCTGAAATCATTGGCGCTTTATGAGGGAAAGATTGACGGGATCGTTGGGCCTTTGACATTGGCCGCGATAAAAAAATTCGAAGCACTTGTTCTTGAACAACCTATTATCGATAAACCCATACCAGACGACCCCGCAGAAAAACCCGATACGGTAAATAACTTCACTGACGGGCAGGGTGCAGATATTGAAGACGCGCTGATATTCACCCTGAAAAATGAAGGTGGATATACTGACCATCCAGCGGACAGAGGAGGTGCGACTAATAAAGGAATTACAATTGGCAGGTTGTCTGAATATCTCGGCAGAAAAGCCACCAAGGATGAAGTGAAAAATTTAGATTATGAAACGATAAAGCTCATTTATAAAAAATATTATTGGGATGTATTAAGCCTTGATCATGTATTAGATCAAAGTATCGCTACCGCCTTATTCGACATGGGGGTGTTGTGCGGCCCAGGGACCTCGGTCAGTCTTTGTCAAGAGGTGCTGGGTATCCCCCAAACCAAGAAAATGGATAGCCAGACGTTAGCGGCAATTAATGGGGTCACAGATGAAAAATTTATCCCCCTGTTTGCCGACAGAAATAGTAAAAGATTCGACGATATCGTTGCCAAGACTCCATCCCAGAACGTTTTCCTAAAAGGCTGGAAAAACAGAGCGAATCGACTGCTATCGCTGATTAATAACGACGATATGGCGGTGGTTGTGGCTACGTCGGTGCCGGGAACGCCGATTGGCGAGGGGCTGTATGAGCTGGCGGAACAGGTGGATGTTCCACATGCAGATATTAAAAAAATGATCGACTGGCAGACCCAAAACAACGCAACATCCAACCCTCGATTTTGGGTGGTCTTTAAAATCGAAAAACATTCAAAAACCAGAAGAATGCATATTTTTGACCGAGTAGCCAAGGCGGTGCAAAGTATTCATGCGGTACACGGAACCGGCAGCGATCCGAATAATGATGGATTAGCGACTGATTTTTCAAATATCCCAGAGTCACATCAGAGTTCATTAGGGCTCTATAAAACGCTGGGCACCTATATTATGGCTAAACATGGCAGGGCGCTGCGGCTTGAGGGGCTGGAGTTGACGAATAGCAATGCGTTGAAACGAGGGATCGTGTTTCATGGTGTCCCTTATGCGGGAGATCAGTATGTTCAGCAATATGGTCGCTGTGGCCGTTCTTTTGGCTGCCCTGCCGTAGAATATGCGGTGGTGCAAGATTTAATCGACAAACTCAAGGGGGGTTCGCTTTTGTTGATCTCCTGA
- a CDS encoding iron-containing alcohol dehydrogenase, protein MTEFTYNNPVKLHVGPGKFGLLGGIAQQYGKKALLVVSDSTKPTGQLAKAQATLSAAGIEYVVYDKFMQNPLSTLVEEGAEQARQEKCDLVIGIGGGSAMDMTKGIAFCACNPGSIWDYVFGRKQAQYALPIILVPTTAGTGSEANRTAVFTNPETHDKKGLVNPLIYPVASIIDPELMLTLPKRVIAGPGADVLFHALESYISRNAHPFSEMLSLRAITLLTKNLPRVYADVTDLAAWEHVTFASTLAGMAIDCAGTTLPHALQHPMGGLLDVIHAEGIAAVYPAFMEYTWSAAPEKFAAIAAAMGVDTRNMTTEEAAYSSVQAVTSFLLSINMQPSLTELGVKEEHFDWIINNVQTTMKVVLENNPRVPDANTLRDILQRSL, encoded by the coding sequence ATGACCGAATTCACTTACAATAACCCCGTTAAACTCCACGTTGGCCCAGGTAAATTTGGCTTGCTGGGTGGCATTGCACAGCAATATGGCAAGAAGGCGCTGCTCGTGGTGTCTGATAGCACCAAACCCACTGGCCAACTTGCCAAAGCGCAGGCAACGCTGTCCGCAGCGGGGATAGAATATGTGGTGTACGACAAATTTATGCAGAACCCGCTCTCCACGCTGGTGGAAGAAGGTGCCGAACAAGCACGCCAAGAGAAGTGCGATCTGGTCATTGGTATCGGTGGCGGTAGCGCCATGGATATGACGAAAGGTATTGCATTTTGTGCCTGCAACCCCGGCAGCATCTGGGATTACGTCTTTGGCAGAAAGCAGGCGCAGTATGCGCTGCCAATTATTTTAGTGCCCACCACGGCAGGCACTGGCAGTGAAGCCAACCGCACTGCGGTATTTACCAACCCGGAAACCCACGACAAAAAAGGCCTGGTTAACCCATTAATCTACCCGGTCGCCTCGATTATCGACCCGGAACTGATGCTGACCTTGCCAAAGCGGGTGATCGCGGGGCCCGGTGCCGACGTCCTGTTCCATGCCCTTGAGTCCTATATTTCCCGCAACGCCCATCCGTTCAGCGAAATGCTCTCGCTGCGTGCAATCACGCTACTGACGAAGAACCTGCCGCGAGTTTATGCCGATGTCACCGATCTGGCAGCCTGGGAACACGTTACCTTTGCCAGTACGCTCGCCGGAATGGCTATCGATTGTGCCGGCACAACCTTACCGCATGCGCTCCAGCACCCGATGGGAGGGCTGCTTGATGTGATTCACGCCGAAGGTATCGCTGCGGTTTATCCTGCCTTTATGGAGTACACCTGGTCGGCAGCCCCGGAAAAATTTGCCGCGATAGCTGCTGCAATGGGAGTCGATACGCGCAATATGACCACCGAGGAGGCCGCTTACAGCAGCGTTCAGGCCGTTACGTCATTCCTGTTATCCATCAATATGCAGCCTTCTTTAACTGAGCTGGGCGTGAAAGAAGAACATTTCGACTGGATCATCAATAACGTGCAAACCACGATGAAAGTGGTACTGGAAAATAATCCACGTGTACCGGATGCCAATACGCTTCGCGATATTTTGCAGCGCAGCCTTTAA
- a CDS encoding 2-dehydro-3-deoxygalactonokinase, producing MFIVIDSGSSATRIYLLSFSGNDIIDKIVIDEGVNSTLTHGSNHVLRQAMAQGVKTLLARNEKKQQDIHFIIASGMITSNLGLHEVPHRVAPAGIEDLAQHTLSFAANELLALDIPVKLIPGIRNQTTPSWENLSGIDLMRGEETQAIGLLLGRQPKLPCIMIELGSTTKLIAIDQQGKITGSITSLSGQVYAAILKHTFLSSSITVTPEEEMEEKIDPKIIDAACHSVQVSGLLRTLLMTRFLQFSFPTTAPQRKLFLESAFAGDDITTFINAQHQGFDFHGDIFLIGNAQRCEIYHHVIQKQLKINNALQIISDEEQIDLLVITGASAIANTLRTLHR from the coding sequence ATGTTTATTGTCATTGATTCAGGCTCATCCGCCACGCGTATTTATTTACTGAGTTTTTCAGGCAATGACATTATTGATAAAATAGTCATCGATGAAGGAGTGAACTCTACCCTGACTCATGGAAGTAATCATGTATTGCGCCAGGCAATGGCACAAGGTGTCAAAACACTATTGGCAAGAAACGAAAAGAAACAACAAGATATCCACTTTATTATCGCATCGGGAATGATCACCTCAAACCTGGGGTTGCATGAGGTTCCACACCGGGTTGCACCCGCCGGTATCGAAGATTTGGCACAGCATACCCTGTCATTTGCAGCAAACGAACTCTTGGCATTAGATATTCCCGTCAAACTGATACCAGGCATTCGTAACCAGACAACGCCATCCTGGGAAAATCTCAGCGGCATTGATCTCATGCGTGGCGAAGAAACCCAGGCAATCGGCCTGCTGTTGGGGCGCCAACCTAAACTGCCCTGCATCATGATCGAGTTAGGTTCCACCACAAAATTAATTGCGATCGATCAGCAAGGAAAAATTACAGGCAGTATTACCTCCTTAAGTGGCCAGGTATATGCTGCGATATTAAAACACACCTTCTTGTCATCAAGCATTACAGTAACGCCAGAAGAAGAAATGGAGGAGAAAATAGATCCGAAAATTATTGATGCCGCCTGCCATTCCGTTCAAGTGAGTGGTTTATTACGTACTTTGTTGATGACCCGATTTTTACAGTTCTCATTTCCAACAACCGCACCGCAACGCAAGCTGTTTCTTGAAAGTGCCTTTGCCGGTGACGATATAACAACCTTTATTAATGCCCAACACCAGGGGTTCGATTTCCACGGGGATATATTTTTAATCGGTAATGCACAACGCTGTGAAATTTACCACCACGTGATTCAGAAACAGCTAAAAATAAATAACGCTCTGCAAATTATTTCGGACGAAGAACAAATAGACCTGCTGGTAATTACCGGTGCCAGCGCTATTGCCAACACGCTTCGTACCCTACACCGATAA
- a CDS encoding 2-dehydro-3-deoxygalactonokinase: MYIITIDTGTTNTRVCAWQGEQQLAEIASPTGVRDTAITGSTAALMKGVSQAVQEAIIQAAIPADARVVYLASGMITSNVGLCEIPHLLAPAGLNELAQGMVSVPLPEVAASPIWFVPGVRNHNSVITLENAEQMDMMRGEETEAIGVLESLGIHGPALIVLPGSHSKFVKIDADDRIEGCVTTIGGELLDVITRHTILANALHQQFAQEIETPALLQGASQCLKTGLSRTCFSVRVLDMFSDLTLNQKANVLLGAILQDDLQAVKHSEAFTVTPETHVVVCGKDTLKFAFAALIENDPWFSGKVTVATPHRSLSSSGLFSLARCRQII, translated from the coding sequence ATGTACATTATTACTATTGATACCGGCACCACCAACACCAGAGTTTGTGCCTGGCAGGGCGAACAACAGCTTGCTGAGATAGCCAGCCCAACAGGCGTAAGGGATACCGCCATCACCGGCAGTACCGCAGCCTTAATGAAAGGGGTGAGCCAGGCCGTGCAGGAGGCCATAATCCAGGCCGCCATCCCCGCTGACGCAAGAGTGGTTTATCTGGCATCGGGCATGATCACTTCCAACGTCGGGCTGTGCGAAATCCCGCATTTACTGGCCCCTGCGGGGCTTAATGAATTGGCCCAGGGCATGGTAAGCGTTCCCCTACCTGAAGTTGCCGCCTCCCCCATCTGGTTTGTGCCAGGGGTCCGTAATCATAATTCGGTAATCACACTGGAAAATGCCGAGCAGATGGACATGATGCGTGGCGAGGAAACGGAAGCCATCGGTGTGCTGGAAAGCCTTGGTATCCATGGCCCAGCGCTGATCGTGCTGCCAGGTTCGCACTCTAAATTCGTCAAAATAGATGCAGATGATCGTATTGAAGGCTGCGTCACCACCATTGGTGGTGAACTGCTGGATGTTATTACCCGGCACACTATTCTTGCCAACGCTCTGCACCAGCAATTTGCCCAAGAGATAGAAACGCCAGCCTTGCTCCAGGGCGCAAGCCAATGCCTTAAAACCGGCCTGTCACGCACCTGTTTCTCGGTCCGTGTGCTGGATATGTTCAGTGACCTGACGCTTAACCAGAAAGCCAACGTGTTATTGGGGGCGATATTACAAGACGATTTGCAGGCGGTTAAACATAGCGAAGCTTTTACGGTCACCCCGGAAACTCACGTTGTGGTATGCGGGAAAGATACGCTTAAATTTGCCTTCGCCGCATTAATTGAGAATGACCCCTGGTTTAGCGGGAAAGTTACCGTCGCTACACCCCATCGTTCACTTTCCAGCTCTGGATTATTTTCCCTGGCCCGTTGCCGACAGATTATTTAA
- a CDS encoding MFS transporter: MNTIVNERAITKKRGNKRWFVVFLLLVGGIVNYLDRASLSIAAPDMMKDLNLSNTDIGLLGSVFALIYALCQLPAGWLVDRFGPKKVYGWAVGLWSGATMLTGACSNMVSLIFARGLLGVTEAPCWPGAAKITASWFPKSERALATGFWDAASKWGPAIAPPILVAIIVPFGWRALFYIAGAIGFIFVAFFIFAYHQPEKHPNITQEELDYIKEGGGGTAQKLTGGTEKVSWGGLFKYRCIWGMILGWFCYVWMMNIFTTFLPLYLMKTQNIQFKELGIYASIPYFGGIVGAIAGGYISKWLVDKQIFKESLKAKRATISVSALLAGAAVIAVPMVDSLSATLTLLVIAMALLSSLSATGWALPGDVAPASMVASVGSIQNFGGYFAGSLSPLVTGLIADVTGSYTLAFVSGGIIAACAALCYWFIVKEPVAVTD; encoded by the coding sequence ATGAATACCATCGTTAATGAAAGAGCAATAACTAAAAAACGAGGAAATAAGCGTTGGTTTGTTGTTTTCCTCCTGTTGGTTGGCGGTATTGTTAATTACCTTGACCGCGCCAGCCTTTCCATTGCTGCACCGGACATGATGAAAGATCTGAACTTATCCAATACCGATATCGGGCTATTAGGTTCGGTGTTTGCCCTGATCTACGCGCTTTGCCAGCTGCCTGCCGGTTGGTTGGTTGACCGCTTCGGCCCCAAAAAAGTGTATGGCTGGGCCGTAGGGTTATGGAGCGGTGCCACAATGTTAACCGGTGCTTGCAGCAACATGGTGAGCCTGATTTTTGCCCGCGGCCTGTTGGGGGTTACCGAAGCCCCTTGCTGGCCAGGAGCGGCAAAGATTACCGCTTCGTGGTTCCCGAAAAGTGAACGTGCGTTGGCAACCGGCTTCTGGGATGCCGCGTCTAAATGGGGGCCCGCTATCGCCCCTCCGATTCTGGTTGCCATCATTGTCCCTTTCGGCTGGCGTGCTCTGTTTTATATTGCCGGTGCAATAGGCTTTATTTTCGTGGCCTTTTTCATCTTCGCTTACCATCAACCGGAAAAACACCCAAACATTACTCAAGAAGAACTCGATTATATTAAAGAAGGCGGCGGTGGTACTGCCCAAAAATTAACGGGCGGTACGGAAAAAGTCAGTTGGGGCGGTTTATTTAAATATCGCTGCATCTGGGGAATGATTTTAGGGTGGTTCTGTTATGTGTGGATGATGAATATTTTCACCACCTTCTTGCCGCTTTATTTAATGAAAACGCAAAACATACAGTTCAAAGAGTTAGGCATCTACGCCAGTATTCCTTATTTCGGCGGGATTGTCGGCGCAATTGCCGGTGGCTACATCTCCAAATGGCTGGTTGATAAACAGATCTTCAAAGAATCTTTAAAGGCCAAACGCGCCACGATCAGCGTCTCTGCCCTCTTGGCCGGTGCGGCTGTGATTGCAGTACCTATGGTGGATAGCCTGTCGGCAACCCTGACATTGCTGGTGATTGCCATGGCTCTGCTTTCCTCGCTTTCTGCAACGGGCTGGGCATTACCTGGTGATGTTGCCCCTGCTTCCATGGTGGCCTCGGTGGGCAGTATCCAGAACTTCGGCGGCTATTTTGCCGGCTCGTTATCACCGCTGGTGACCGGATTAATCGCCGATGTCACGGGGTCTTATACCTTGGCTTTTGTCAGCGGTGGGATTATCGCAGCCTGCGCTGCGCTGTGTTACTGGTTCATCGTTAAAGAACCCGTGGCCGTAACGGATTGA
- a CDS encoding bifunctional 4-hydroxy-2-oxoglutarate aldolase/2-dehydro-3-deoxy-phosphogluconate aldolase, with amino-acid sequence MIKQRVIRAIEETGMIAIVRGVAPESILPLATALYEGGIRVIEVTCNSTRHLESISTLKQEVGDKMWIGAGTVLNPVMAQLVLDAGADFVLSPDFNPDVVMMVHEKQRLMIPAVMTPSEILQACRLGVDLLKLFPANSLGVTYLKEVRGPLDGLPLIPVGGITLENTREFAKAGAFAVGVGSALTNKQWIEQGDWSAITQQAKTFIQAFHEGKQA; translated from the coding sequence ATGATTAAGCAACGCGTGATTCGCGCTATAGAAGAAACCGGCATGATTGCCATTGTACGCGGCGTCGCACCAGAAAGTATTTTACCCCTCGCCACCGCGCTGTATGAAGGTGGCATTCGGGTGATTGAAGTGACCTGTAACTCCACCCGCCACCTGGAGAGTATCAGCACCCTTAAACAGGAAGTGGGAGACAAGATGTGGATAGGAGCAGGCACGGTGCTCAACCCGGTCATGGCGCAACTGGTGCTGGATGCCGGTGCCGATTTTGTGCTCTCCCCGGATTTTAATCCCGATGTGGTAATGATGGTGCATGAAAAGCAGCGGCTGATGATCCCTGCGGTAATGACGCCTTCTGAAATCTTACAGGCCTGCCGGTTAGGTGTGGATCTTTTAAAACTATTCCCAGCCAATAGCCTCGGTGTGACTTATCTGAAAGAGGTGCGGGGGCCACTGGATGGGCTGCCTTTGATCCCGGTTGGCGGCATTACGCTTGAAAATACCCGTGAATTTGCCAAAGCTGGCGCGTTTGCGGTGGGCGTGGGGAGCGCGTTGACCAATAAGCAGTGGATTGAACAAGGCGACTGGAGCGCCATTACACAGCAGGCAAAAACCTTTATCCAGGCGTTTCATGAAGGCAAACAAGCCTGA
- a CDS encoding IclR family transcriptional regulator, whose protein sequence is MSEKINRSVFRALEMLELIAASKNELTITEISKQLGIPKSTTFDILYTLLDKGYLEQTNEKQKHFKLGVKLFQTGASYLDQTPFQNVAHAMLEKLSELAGETVFLALLNNDELVYFDKVESPNSVRTSARIGSNNPLYCTGLGKAILATLPDDEVKAILARTGGLKAITPHTVTNEAQFFSILNQARQQGYAVDDREHNAEVFCLAAPVYNLQGKVYAAISIASLFTKINHQPEKIATLGKIISDTALELSQRIGYRGQRLYADFLR, encoded by the coding sequence GTGTCTGAAAAGATAAATCGTTCGGTTTTCAGGGCGTTGGAGATGCTGGAACTGATTGCAGCAAGTAAAAACGAGCTGACCATCACCGAAATAAGCAAACAGCTTGGCATCCCAAAGAGCACAACCTTTGATATTCTCTATACCCTGCTTGATAAAGGCTATCTTGAGCAGACCAACGAAAAACAGAAGCATTTTAAGCTGGGCGTAAAATTGTTCCAGACCGGTGCCAGTTACCTCGATCAAACCCCTTTCCAGAATGTGGCACATGCGATGCTGGAGAAACTCTCCGAACTGGCAGGGGAAACCGTGTTTCTCGCGTTACTGAATAATGACGAGTTGGTTTATTTTGATAAAGTGGAAAGCCCTAACTCCGTGAGAACTTCGGCCAGAATTGGCTCCAATAACCCGTTGTATTGTACCGGGCTGGGTAAAGCAATCCTGGCAACGCTGCCTGACGATGAAGTGAAAGCCATTCTGGCACGCACTGGTGGGCTAAAGGCCATCACACCGCATACTGTGACCAATGAAGCACAGTTTTTCTCTATTCTGAATCAGGCCCGCCAGCAAGGATATGCGGTTGACGATCGCGAACATAACGCGGAAGTATTCTGTCTTGCCGCCCCGGTCTACAACCTGCAAGGGAAAGTTTACGCGGCCATCAGCATCGCCAGCCTATTTACTAAAATTAACCACCAGCCGGAAAAGATTGCCACGTTGGGGAAAATAATCTCCGATACGGCGCTGGAGCTTTCGCAGCGTATCGGCTACCGCGGCCAGCGGTTGTATGCCGATTTTCTGCGTTAA
- a CDS encoding IS256 family transposase, producing MDEKKLKALAAELAKGLKTEADLNAFSRMLTKLTVETALNAELTEHLGHEKNASKAGSNTRNGYSSKTLLTDDGEVELNTPRDRENTFEPQLIKKNQTRITQMDSQILSLYAKGMTTREIVATFKEMYDADVSPTLISKVTDAVKELVTEWQNRPLDSLYPIVYIDFIVVRVRQNGSVINKAVFLVLGINTEGQKELLGMWLAENEGAKFWLGVLTELKKRGLQDILIACVDGLKGFPDAINNVYPQTHIQLCIIHMVRNSLKYVSWKDYKAVTGGLKTVYQAPTEEAALMALDKFAGVWDEKYPQISKGWRTHWENLNTFFGYPVDIRKAIYTTNAIESLNSVIRQAIKKRKVFPTDDSVRKVIYLAIQAASKKWSMPIQNWWLAMSRFIIEFGDRLNDHL from the coding sequence ATGGACGAAAAGAAACTTAAGGCACTTGCGGCCGAACTGGCTAAAGGCCTTAAAACTGAAGCTGACCTCAATGCATTTTCTCGTATGTTGACCAAGCTTACCGTCGAAACAGCGTTGAATGCTGAACTTACGGAACACCTCGGCCATGAGAAAAATGCATCCAAAGCAGGTTCGAATACCCGTAATGGTTATTCGTCTAAGACGTTGCTCACTGATGATGGTGAGGTCGAACTGAATACACCCCGCGACCGTGAAAACACCTTCGAGCCTCAGTTAATCAAGAAAAACCAGACGCGTATCACGCAGATGGACAGCCAGATTTTATCTTTGTATGCCAAAGGGATGACCACGAGAGAAATCGTTGCCACGTTCAAAGAAATGTACGATGCCGACGTGTCACCCACGCTGATATCCAAAGTCACCGATGCCGTTAAAGAGCTGGTCACTGAGTGGCAAAATCGGCCACTGGACTCACTGTATCCAATTGTTTATATCGATTTTATTGTGGTGAGGGTGCGTCAAAATGGTAGCGTCATCAACAAAGCCGTGTTCCTTGTCTTGGGCATCAACACCGAGGGGCAGAAAGAACTTCTGGGCATGTGGCTGGCAGAAAATGAAGGGGCCAAATTCTGGTTGGGCGTGTTAACTGAACTGAAAAAGCGGGGTCTTCAAGACATCCTGATTGCCTGCGTAGATGGTCTGAAAGGCTTCCCCGATGCGATAAACAACGTCTATCCGCAAACCCACATCCAGCTGTGTATTATCCACATGGTACGTAACAGCCTGAAGTACGTGTCGTGGAAAGACTACAAAGCAGTCACCGGCGGGTTGAAAACGGTGTACCAGGCCCCGACAGAGGAAGCGGCCCTGATGGCGTTGGACAAGTTCGCAGGCGTCTGGGATGAAAAATACCCGCAAATCAGCAAAGGCTGGCGTACACACTGGGAAAATCTCAACACGTTCTTTGGTTATCCAGTGGATATTCGCAAAGCCATCTACACGACCAATGCTATCGAATCACTGAACAGCGTTATCCGGCAGGCGATTAAGAAACGTAAAGTGTTCCCGACAGACGACTCGGTGAGAAAAGTGATTTATCTGGCGATCCAGGCGGCCTCGAAAAAATGGAGTATGCCGATCCAGAACTGGTGGTTGGCAATGAGTCGTTTTATTATCGAGTTCGGTGACCGTCTAAACGACCACCTTTAA
- a CDS encoding IS3 family transposase (programmed frameshift), with protein sequence MKKRFSDEQIISILREAEVGVSARELCRKYAISDATFYTWRKKFGGMEVPEVKRLKSLEEENARLKKLLAEAMLDKEALQVALGAKVLTTDQKREAVVLMCDVTGLSQRRACRLTGLSLSTCRYDAQRPSADAHLSGRITELALERRRFGYRRIWQLLRREGLHVNHKRVYRIYHLNGLSVKRRRRGKGLATERFSPLRPDAPNLTWSMDFVMDALATGRRLKCLTCVDDFTKECLTITAAFGISGVQVTRILDSIALFRGYPATIRTDQGPEFTCRALDQWAFEHSVELRLIQPGKPTQNGFIESFNGRFRDECLNEHWFSDIVHARKTINDWRQDYNECRPHSLLDYQTPSEFAADWRNRRYEEKSTWTDPTPVDDPAL encoded by the exons ATGAAGAAGCGGTTTTCCGACGAACAGATCATCAGTATCCTCCGCGAAGCGGAAGTCGGGGTTTCTGCCCGGGAACTCTGCCGCAAGTACGCTATTTCAGACGCCACTTTCTACACCTGGCGCAAGAAGTTTGGCGGCATGGAAGTCCCTGAGGTGAAGCGGCTTAAGTCGCTTGAAGAGGAGAACGCCCGACTCAAGAAGCTGCTTGCCGAAGCCATGCTGGATAAGGAGGCGCTTCAGGTGGCTCTTG GGGCGAAAGTACTGACGACAGACCAGAAACGGGAAGCCGTGGTGTTGATGTGTGATGTGACCGGTCTGTCGCAACGTCGTGCCTGCAGGCTTACAGGTTTGTCCCTGTCGACCTGCCGCTATGACGCTCAGCGTCCATCTGCTGATGCACATTTATCAGGGCGTATTACTGAGCTGGCGCTTGAACGCAGACGTTTTGGTTATCGGCGCATCTGGCAGTTATTGCGTCGGGAGGGCCTTCACGTCAATCACAAGCGGGTATACCGCATTTACCACCTTAACGGACTGAGCGTAAAACGCAGACGACGCGGTAAAGGGCTGGCGACCGAACGGTTTTCGCCTCTGCGCCCGGATGCGCCGAACCTAACCTGGTCGATGGATTTCGTTATGGATGCACTGGCCACTGGCCGCAGGCTCAAGTGCCTGACCTGCGTGGATGATTTTACGAAGGAGTGCCTGACAATTACCGCCGCATTCGGGATTTCAGGCGTACAGGTCACGCGTATTCTGGACAGTATCGCGCTGTTTCGTGGCTATCCGGCTACGATAAGAACCGATCAGGGACCGGAATTCACCTGCCGTGCACTGGATCAATGGGCCTTTGAGCATAGCGTGGAACTGCGTCTTATCCAGCCGGGCAAACCGACTCAGAACGGATTTATTGAGAGTTTTAACGGACGATTTAGAGATGAGTGTCTGAACGAGCACTGGTTCAGCGATATTGTTCACGCCAGGAAAACGATTAATGACTGGCGGCAGGATTATAACGAGTGCCGTCCACATTCATTGCTGGATTACCAGACTCCATCTGAATTTGCAGCGGACTGGCGAAATAGGAGATATGAAGAAAAATCAACCTGGACTGACCCCACCCCGGTAGACGATCCTGCCCTATAG